One segment of Candidatus Fokinia solitaria DNA contains the following:
- the hemW gene encoding radical SAM family heme chaperone HemW has protein sequence MSLSIYIHWPFCGKKCPYCDFNTYVVKKVADSREWSDAYIKCLSFYKPLLQKHGVSTLFIGGGTPSLAPITVIEDIVRFVSSFQQMPFEVTIEMNPRDITSQKLLDLKNCGVNRVSVGIQSVQQERLQFLGRDHSAENAIHSMNAVSSIFNNYSFDLISGTDGQTVEEWKQELEVVMRYNPPHISVYQLTIEPKTKFGNLKKRGLLREIDDEIALQLYDATGEILDSYGLCRYEISNYAKKTYESAHNLSYWKYEEYIGIGPGAHSRLRSQSYELLTNSHNTCHSVAIVDEYHYEKWLLKIKQNDSAISTVEFLDEKAVFVEKLLMGLRLEAGIKIDDVMMQNLDFSKVQSLCNDNMLWYDEEMCCIGVPRDKFRLLNHIISFLVQ, from the coding sequence CTGTCTCTCTCCATATATATACACTGGCCGTTTTGCGGCAAGAAATGCCCGTACTGCGATTTCAATACGTACGTTGTCAAAAAAGTAGCAGACTCTCGAGAGTGGAGTGATGCGTATATAAAATGCTTATCATTTTACAAGCCGCTGTTGCAAAAGCATGGAGTATCGACTTTGTTCATCGGAGGCGGTACGCCTTCGCTAGCGCCTATTACGGTAATAGAAGATATAGTGCGCTTTGTGAGTAGCTTTCAGCAAATGCCATTTGAAGTTACGATAGAAATGAATCCACGTGATATAACATCTCAGAAATTATTAGATTTAAAGAATTGTGGAGTAAATCGAGTCTCTGTCGGTATACAGAGTGTTCAACAAGAGAGATTGCAGTTTCTAGGTCGAGATCATTCTGCTGAGAATGCAATTCATTCAATGAATGCTGTATCTTCTATTTTTAATAACTACTCATTTGATCTGATATCCGGTACAGATGGTCAGACTGTTGAAGAGTGGAAGCAGGAGCTTGAGGTGGTAATGAGATATAATCCTCCTCATATTTCCGTTTATCAGCTTACGATAGAGCCAAAGACGAAGTTCGGTAATTTAAAAAAGCGAGGCTTATTGCGAGAAATTGATGATGAAATAGCATTGCAGCTATATGATGCTACGGGTGAAATCTTAGATAGTTACGGCTTATGTAGATATGAGATTTCGAATTACGCGAAAAAAACTTATGAAAGTGCGCATAATTTATCATATTGGAAATATGAAGAATATATTGGCATAGGTCCAGGCGCGCATAGTAGACTCAGATCGCAATCATATGAGTTATTAACGAATTCTCACAATACCTGTCATTCTGTTGCTATAGTTGATGAATATCATTATGAAAAATGGCTTTTAAAAATAAAGCAGAATGATAGCGCTATTAGTACTGTGGAGTTTCTTGATGAAAAGGCAGTTTTTGTGGAAAAGTTGCTTATGGGGTTAAGATTAGAAGCAGGCATCAAAATTGACGATGTGATGATGCAAAATTTAGATTTCTCAAAAGTACAAAGTCTATGCAATGATAATATGCTTTGGTATGATGAAGAGATGTGCTGCATCGGAGTGCCGCGAGATAAATTCAGACTTCTCAATCACATAATTTCTTTCTTAGTTCAATAG
- a CDS encoding biopolymer transporter ExbD produces the protein MGIAQTSYRKTRGINSDINITPLVDVMLVLLTIFMVTSSMMVGGIDVDLPDANTAAIQQDNLKESIVVSIASNGDIFIDEIKISNDENFPYKLKAIAKKKKNPVIMLKGDVSVTYGALVSVFNLIKDAGFSDVLLVTLPYDKKLQ, from the coding sequence ATGGGTATTGCGCAGACATCTTACAGAAAAACAAGGGGCATCAATTCTGATATCAATATTACTCCACTCGTAGATGTAATGCTTGTGCTTCTTACGATATTTATGGTGACGTCTTCCATGATGGTTGGAGGTATAGATGTAGATTTGCCAGATGCAAATACAGCAGCCATACAGCAAGACAATTTGAAAGAGTCTATTGTTGTGTCGATAGCATCTAATGGAGATATATTTATAGATGAAATAAAAATCTCAAATGATGAGAATTTTCCGTATAAATTAAAGGCAATTGCTAAGAAAAAAAAGAATCCTGTGATAATGCTTAAAGGAGATGTAAGTGTCACATATGGTGCTTTAGTTTCTGTGTTTAATCTGATAAAAGATGCTGGATTTTCAGACGTATTGCTTGTCACTCTTCCATATGATAAAAAGCTGCAGTAA
- a CDS encoding complex I 30 kDa subunit family protein, with amino-acid sequence MTRQSELYSLLVKYKAIVQDDVLSLCEFQHNSPLKESYATLHSCTHIVQFLNFLKNDEILSFEMLLDVCAVDYPDREKRFEVVYHLLSVTNNWRLRVHLPISQDEAIPSVYQIYRSSDWYEREVYDMFGIKFLSHPNLKRILNESDFTHHPLRKDFPLSGYHDACFEPNTGTVVKKPIVLDQAYRNFDSENPWKDVVLPGDEKATKG; translated from the coding sequence ATGACTCGTCAAAGCGAATTATACTCACTGCTTGTGAAGTATAAAGCAATAGTACAAGATGATGTTCTTTCTTTATGCGAATTTCAGCACAATTCTCCTTTGAAAGAGAGTTATGCGACACTACATTCATGCACTCACATTGTGCAATTTTTGAATTTTTTAAAGAATGACGAGATTTTATCATTTGAAATGCTCTTAGATGTCTGTGCTGTGGATTATCCGGACAGAGAGAAGAGATTTGAAGTCGTATATCATCTTCTAAGCGTTACTAATAATTGGCGTTTAAGAGTGCACTTGCCTATTTCTCAAGATGAGGCGATACCTTCAGTGTATCAAATATACCGATCATCGGATTGGTACGAAAGAGAAGTGTATGACATGTTTGGTATTAAGTTTCTATCGCATCCTAATCTTAAGAGAATATTAAATGAGAGCGACTTTACTCATCATCCTCTAAGAAAAGATTTTCCTTTGAGTGGATATCATGATGCATGTTTCGAACCTAATACAGGCACAGTTGTGAAAAAACCTATAGTATTAGATCAGGCATATAGGAATTTTGATTCAGAAAATCCATGGAAGGATGTAGTATTACCTGGAGATGAAAAAGCTACGAAGGGATAA
- the rpsT gene encoding 30S ribosomal protein S20 — MQTITIPMAQHISAVKARARSLERYKRNRAVKSRVKTFISSLRKKVTDVVRNDSPKDEVFVLLRTVESEIMKAKSKGVLKLNTASRMVSNITHYVKKNLQTYA, encoded by the coding sequence GTGCAAACGATAACAATACCTATGGCACAACATATTTCTGCAGTTAAAGCGCGTGCGCGCTCACTGGAACGATATAAGAGAAATAGAGCGGTTAAAAGTAGGGTTAAGACTTTCATTTCAAGTTTGCGGAAGAAGGTCACTGACGTAGTGCGTAATGATTCGCCGAAGGACGAAGTCTTTGTTCTGTTACGTACCGTAGAGTCCGAAATCATGAAAGCGAAATCGAAAGGCGTGCTGAAACTAAATACTGCTTCTAGAATGGTGAGTAACATCACTCATTACGTAAAGAAAAATTTACAAACTTACGCGTAG
- a CDS encoding epoxyqueuosine reductase QueH, whose amino-acid sequence MHEVESMLQAGTDIVLHSCCAPCSGEVIRKMKDAGLNITIFFYNPNIHPKAEYEIRKSENIRYAEKLGIDFVDGDYNVQDWFANAKGLEKEPERGIRCTMCFDMRFEITAKFAKQRGVNIFTSSLGISRWKDMSQINNCGIAAAKKHNVQYWTYNWRLDGGSERMYKIAKSEGFYKQEYCGCIFSLRDSNEWRVKKGRKPITICKEFYEE is encoded by the coding sequence ATGCATGAGGTAGAATCGATGCTACAAGCAGGTACAGATATCGTCTTGCATTCATGTTGCGCACCATGCTCTGGAGAGGTGATCAGAAAAATGAAAGATGCTGGACTTAACATCACAATTTTCTTCTATAATCCTAACATACATCCGAAAGCAGAATATGAAATACGTAAATCCGAAAACATAAGATATGCAGAAAAGCTCGGAATAGATTTCGTTGATGGAGATTATAACGTTCAAGACTGGTTCGCAAATGCAAAAGGATTAGAAAAAGAACCGGAAAGAGGCATAAGATGCACAATGTGCTTCGATATGCGCTTTGAAATAACGGCAAAATTTGCTAAGCAAAGAGGTGTGAATATATTCACCAGCTCACTAGGAATATCGAGATGGAAAGATATGAGTCAAATCAATAACTGCGGTATCGCAGCTGCCAAAAAGCACAACGTACAGTATTGGACGTATAATTGGAGATTGGACGGAGGCAGTGAAAGAATGTACAAAATAGCTAAATCAGAAGGATTCTATAAACAGGAGTATTGCGGATGTATATTTTCTTTGAGGGATAGCAATGAGTGGAGAGTAAAAAAAGGCAGAAAGCCAATCACTATATGCAAGGAATTTTATGAAGAATGA